One Euphorbia lathyris chromosome 1, ddEupLath1.1, whole genome shotgun sequence DNA segment encodes these proteins:
- the LOC136211093 gene encoding V-type proton ATPase subunit E-like: MNDADVSKQIQQMVRFIRQEAEEKANEISVSAEEEFNIEKLQLVEAEKKKIRQEYERKEKQVDVRKKIEYSMQLNASRIKVLQAQDDVVNGMKEAAAKDLLNISRDNRVYKKLLQDLIVQSLLRLKEPAVLLRCRKDDLKLVESVLNSAKQVYADKAKVHAPEIIVDNNVYLPPAPTQHNAHGPYCSGGVVLASRDGKIVFENTLDARLDVVFRKKLPEIRKRLCGEVIA; the protein is encoded by the exons ATGAACGACGCAGATGTCTCCAAGCAGATCCAGCAGATGGTCAGATTCATCCGGCAGGAAGCGGAAGAGAAAGCAAACGAGATCTCCGTTTCCGCTGAAGAA GAATTCAATATTGAGAAGTTGCAGTTGGTAGaggcagagaagaagaagatcagGCAAGAGTATGAGCGTAAAGAGAAGCAAGTCGACGTTCGAAAGAAGAT TGAGTACTCTATGCAACTTAATGCTTCTCGGATTAAAGTTCTTCAAGCACAAGATGATGTGGTTAACGGCATGAAAGAAGCAGCTGCAAAGGATCTTCTAAATATTAGCCGTGATAATCGTGTGTATAAAAAGCTTTTGCAAGATCTGATTGTTCAG AGTTTGCTCAGACTGAAGGAGCCTGCTGTTTTGCTGCGTTGCCGGAAAGATGATTTGAAGTTAGTGGAGTCTGTACTGAATTCAGCAAAACAAGTATATGCAGATAAAGCAAAAGTTCATGCTCCAGAAATCATTGTTGACAACAATGTCTATCTTCCACCTGCTCCTACCCAACATAATGCCCATGGCCCTTACTG CTCTGGAGGTGTGGTGCTGGCTTCTCGAGATGGAAAAATTGTGTTTGAGAATACTCTTGATGCACGGTTGGATGTTGTGTTCCGGAAAAAGCTTCCAGAG ATCAGGAAGAGGCTATGTGGTGAGGTTATTGCATGA